The following coding sequences lie in one Fusobacterium simiae genomic window:
- a CDS encoding putative DNA modification/repair radical SAM protein, translated as MNKTIEEKLRILSDAAKYDVSCSSSGSSRKNSNNGLGNAAMSGICHSWSADGRCISLLKILMTNYCMYDCKYCINRKDNDIERAILTPDEIVKLTINFYRRNYIEGLFLSSGIIRSADYTMELMIAVAKKLRLEEKFNGYIHMKVIPGASKQLIHEIGLYVDRVSVNIEFAENNALKLLAPDKKATDISTSMGLIRKNLIENIEDKKLFKSTPSFIPAGQTTQMIIGASGESDYTILNKSENLYKNFDLKRVYYSGYVPVNKSGILVNTDEAVPMIREHRLYQADWLLRFYDFKANEILSEKNPFIDPCLDPKTNWAIQNWHFFPIEINKATYKELLRVPGIGVTSAKRIVMTRKYSTIRYEHLKKLGIVIKRAKYFITVNGEFLGFKKENPELVRNALMEKEKIMVQQLKLFTV; from the coding sequence ATGAATAAAACTATTGAAGAAAAATTAAGAATATTAAGTGATGCTGCCAAATATGATGTTTCATGTTCTTCAAGTGGAAGCAGTAGAAAAAATTCAAATAATGGGCTAGGAAATGCAGCTATGAGTGGTATATGCCATTCTTGGTCAGCAGATGGAAGATGTATTTCTTTACTTAAAATACTTATGACAAATTATTGTATGTATGATTGTAAATATTGTATTAATCGTAAAGATAATGATATTGAAAGAGCAATATTAACACCTGATGAAATTGTAAAACTGACTATAAATTTTTATAGGAGAAACTATATTGAAGGGCTTTTTCTAAGTTCTGGAATAATAAGAAGTGCAGATTATACAATGGAGCTTATGATAGCAGTTGCTAAAAAACTTAGACTTGAAGAAAAATTTAATGGATATATCCATATGAAAGTAATACCAGGAGCAAGTAAACAACTTATTCATGAAATAGGGTTATATGTAGACAGAGTTTCAGTAAATATTGAATTTGCTGAAAATAATGCACTTAAACTTCTTGCACCTGATAAAAAGGCTACTGATATTTCAACATCAATGGGACTTATACGAAAAAATTTAATTGAGAATATTGAGGATAAAAAACTTTTTAAAAGTACTCCCTCTTTTATTCCAGCTGGGCAAACAACACAGATGATAATAGGAGCTAGTGGAGAAAGTGATTATACCATACTAAATAAAAGTGAAAATCTTTATAAAAATTTTGATTTAAAAAGAGTATATTATTCTGGTTATGTGCCTGTAAATAAATCAGGTATTCTTGTAAATACCGATGAAGCAGTTCCTATGATAAGAGAACATAGACTATATCAAGCAGATTGGTTATTAAGATTTTATGATTTTAAGGCTAATGAAATTCTTAGTGAAAAAAATCCATTTATTGACCCTTGTCTTGACCCAAAAACAAATTGGGCTATACAAAATTGGCATTTTTTTCCAATAGAAATAAATAAGGCAACATATAAGGAACTTTTAAGAGTTCCAGGAATAGGTGTAACTTCGGCAAAACGTATAGTTATGACTAGAAAATATAGTACAATAAGATATGAACATTTAAAAAAATTAGGAATAGTAATAAAAAGAGCAAAGTATTTTATCACTGTAAATGGAGAATTTTTAGGATTTAAAAAGGAAAATCCTGAACTTGTAAGAAATGCACTTATGGAAAAAGAAAAAATAATGGTGCAACAGCTTAAACTTTTCACTGTTTAA